One genomic window of Aquisalimonas sp. 2447 includes the following:
- the hisD gene encoding histidinol dehydrogenase has product MLEITRLSTTQPDFWENLDRLTSDDTEGDAAVEQAVTEILGAVRREGDAAVLRYTQKFDRLQADRVADLQIPPERLRSAFEGLDAEQRQALEHSAKRIRAYAERQRMDSWEYTEDDGTVLGQKVTPLDRVGLYVPGGRAAYPSSVLMNAVPASVAGVSDIVMVVPAPDGEVADLVLAAAHLAGVTRVYTIGGAQAVAALAYGTGTIQAVDKIVGPGNAYVAAAKRRVFGRVGIDMVAGPSEILVICDGQTDPEWIAMDLFSQAEHDEVARAMLVCPDAMYLDQVQQAMERLLPGMERSEIIRAALANRGALICVRDLVEAEEVTNFIAPEHLELSVAQPRKMAERIRHAGAIFLGRHTPEVLGDYCAGPNHVLPTSRTARFASPLGVYDFQKRSSLIHATPEGAARHGRVAAAMAHAEGLTAHAESASYRIRDHDQDG; this is encoded by the coding sequence ATGCTGGAAATTACGCGATTGAGCACCACCCAGCCGGATTTCTGGGAGAACCTGGACCGGCTCACCAGCGACGACACCGAGGGCGATGCCGCCGTGGAGCAGGCGGTCACCGAGATTCTCGGCGCCGTACGCCGTGAGGGCGATGCCGCCGTGCTGCGGTATACGCAGAAGTTTGATCGGCTGCAGGCGGACCGTGTCGCGGATCTGCAGATTCCGCCGGAGCGGCTGCGGAGCGCCTTCGAGGGCCTCGACGCGGAGCAGCGCCAGGCCCTGGAGCACTCTGCCAAACGCATTCGTGCTTATGCTGAGCGCCAGCGGATGGACTCCTGGGAATACACCGAGGACGACGGCACGGTGCTGGGCCAGAAAGTGACGCCGCTGGACCGGGTGGGCCTTTACGTGCCCGGCGGTCGGGCGGCGTATCCATCATCGGTGCTGATGAACGCCGTGCCGGCCAGTGTTGCCGGCGTCAGTGACATTGTCATGGTGGTGCCGGCACCGGACGGCGAAGTGGCGGATCTGGTGCTGGCGGCCGCGCACCTGGCCGGTGTCACCCGGGTCTACACCATCGGTGGCGCCCAGGCTGTGGCTGCGCTGGCCTACGGCACCGGGACCATCCAGGCGGTGGACAAGATCGTCGGTCCCGGCAACGCCTACGTGGCCGCGGCCAAGCGTCGGGTGTTCGGACGGGTGGGCATCGACATGGTTGCCGGCCCCTCGGAAATTCTGGTGATCTGCGACGGCCAGACGGATCCCGAGTGGATCGCCATGGACCTGTTCTCTCAGGCAGAGCATGACGAAGTTGCCCGGGCGATGCTGGTCTGCCCCGATGCCATGTACCTGGACCAGGTGCAGCAGGCCATGGAGCGCCTGCTGCCCGGCATGGAGCGGTCGGAGATCATCCGCGCCGCCTTGGCCAATCGCGGGGCCCTGATCTGCGTGCGGGATCTGGTGGAGGCGGAGGAGGTGACCAATTTCATCGCCCCCGAGCACCTGGAGCTGTCCGTGGCGCAGCCGCGCAAGATGGCGGAACGCATTCGCCATGCCGGGGCCATCTTCCTTGGCCGCCACACCCCCGAGGTCCTGGGTGACTACTGCGCCGGCCCCAATCACGTGTTGCCGACATCGCGAACCGCCCGGTTCGCCTCGCCGCTGGGGGTGTACGACTTCCAGAAGCGCAGCAGCCTGATCCATGCCACGCCGGAGGGTGCGGCGCGGCATGGCCGTGTCGCCGCCGCCATGGCCCACGCCGAAGGTCTCACCGCCCATGCCGAGTCGGCCAGCTACCGTATTCGCGACCATGACCAGGACGGATGA
- the hisG gene encoding ATP phosphoribosyltransferase, whose protein sequence is MAETLTIALSKGRILEDTLPLLAAAGIRPVDDPDKSRKLVLDTSDPGVKLVILRATDVPTYVEYGAADVGVAGKDVLLEHGGDGLYEPLDLGIARCRMMVAGFPGANQGRGKVRVATKFVNIARRYFAEQGRQVETVKLYGSMELAPIAGLSDLIVDLVDTGNTLRANGLEPLEHIADISSRLIVNKAAMKMKHRRIKAFTEHLADAVGGKAA, encoded by the coding sequence ATGGCCGAGACCCTGACCATAGCCCTGTCCAAGGGGCGGATACTCGAAGACACGCTGCCGCTGCTGGCCGCCGCGGGCATCCGGCCCGTGGACGACCCGGACAAGAGCCGCAAGCTGGTGCTGGACACCAGTGATCCCGGCGTCAAGCTGGTGATCCTGCGCGCCACCGATGTGCCCACCTACGTGGAGTACGGTGCCGCCGACGTCGGCGTGGCCGGCAAGGACGTGCTGCTGGAGCACGGCGGCGACGGGCTCTACGAGCCGCTGGACCTGGGGATCGCGCGCTGCCGCATGATGGTTGCCGGGTTTCCCGGTGCCAACCAGGGGCGCGGCAAGGTGCGCGTGGCCACCAAGTTCGTCAATATCGCCCGGCGCTACTTCGCCGAGCAAGGCCGGCAGGTGGAGACCGTGAAACTCTACGGCTCCATGGAACTGGCACCCATCGCCGGCCTGTCGGATCTCATTGTCGATCTGGTGGACACCGGCAACACCCTGCGCGCCAACGGCCTGGAGCCGCTGGAGCACATCGCCGATATCAGCTCGCGGCTGATCGTCAACAAGGCGGCCATGAAGATGAAGCACCGCCGGATCAAGGCATTCACCGAACACCTCGCCGACGCCGTCGGCGGAAAGGCGGCCTGA
- the murA gene encoding UDP-N-acetylglucosamine 1-carboxyvinyltransferase, which produces MEKLIINGGGPLDGSIRISGAKNAALPILSASLLANGPMTIGNIPHLHDITTTMELLGRMGVRLTVDERMSIEVDTASIDSLYAPYELVRTMRASILVLGPLLARFGQADVSLPGGCAIGSRPVNLHIDGLTAMGADITVEGGYIRARANRLKGARIVMDLITVTGTENLMMAAALAEGTTVIENAAREPEVVDLADCLNAMGAQLRGAGTDTITIEGVEKLYGTEYQVLPDRIETGTYLVAAAMTGGKVLLRDTRAGLLDAVLQKLRECGADVQIGEDWISLDMHGRRPQAVSLRTAPYPAFPTDMQAQFCALNAVADGAATVTETVFENRFMHVLEMQRMGADIRLEGNTAFCRGVDALKGAPVMATDLRASASLVLAGLVADGETEVDRIYHIDRGYECIEEKLAQLGARIRRVPA; this is translated from the coding sequence ATGGAGAAACTGATTATCAACGGTGGCGGCCCGCTGGATGGATCCATCCGGATCTCCGGCGCCAAGAATGCGGCGCTGCCCATTCTTTCCGCCAGCCTGCTGGCCAATGGTCCCATGACCATCGGCAACATTCCGCATTTGCACGACATCACCACGACCATGGAACTGCTCGGTCGCATGGGGGTGCGGCTGACCGTGGACGAACGCATGAGCATCGAGGTGGATACCGCATCCATCGACAGTCTCTATGCGCCGTACGAACTCGTGCGCACCATGCGTGCCTCCATCCTGGTGCTGGGGCCGTTGCTGGCGCGTTTCGGCCAGGCCGACGTGTCCCTGCCCGGCGGCTGCGCCATCGGTTCGCGACCGGTGAACCTGCACATTGACGGGCTCACCGCCATGGGTGCGGATATCACTGTCGAGGGTGGCTACATCCGTGCCCGGGCCAACCGTCTCAAGGGCGCGCGCATCGTCATGGATCTGATCACCGTGACCGGCACCGAGAACCTGATGATGGCCGCTGCCCTGGCAGAGGGCACCACCGTGATCGAGAATGCCGCCCGTGAGCCGGAAGTGGTGGACCTGGCCGACTGCCTCAACGCCATGGGCGCACAGCTGCGTGGCGCAGGGACGGATACCATCACCATTGAAGGTGTGGAAAAATTGTACGGCACGGAATACCAGGTGCTGCCTGACCGGATCGAAACCGGGACCTACCTGGTGGCAGCGGCGATGACCGGCGGCAAGGTGCTGCTACGGGATACCCGCGCCGGCCTGCTGGACGCCGTCTTGCAGAAATTGCGTGAATGTGGCGCCGATGTGCAGATCGGCGAGGACTGGATCAGCCTGGACATGCACGGCCGGCGGCCGCAGGCGGTGAGCTTGCGCACGGCGCCGTACCCCGCCTTCCCCACAGACATGCAGGCCCAGTTCTGCGCCCTGAATGCGGTGGCTGACGGCGCCGCAACGGTGACGGAGACGGTGTTCGAGAACCGCTTCATGCACGTGCTGGAGATGCAGCGCATGGGCGCGGATATCCGCCTGGAGGGCAATACTGCCTTCTGCCGCGGCGTGGATGCCCTCAAGGGGGCCCCGGTGATGGCCACGGACCTGCGCGCCTCCGCGAGCCTGGTGCTGGCTGGCCTGGTGGCGGACGGGGAAACGGAAGTCGATCGCATCTATCATATTGATCGTGGGTACGAATGCATCGAAGAGAAACTGGCACAGCTGGGCGCGCGAATTCGTCGCGTGCCCGCCTGA
- a CDS encoding BolA family protein translates to MMQPEAIKDLIEQGLPECHAQVEGDGAHFQAVIVSPAFEGKLPIARQRLVNSVLQERFDSGELHALSMRTLTPEQWQKEQG, encoded by the coding sequence ATGATGCAGCCCGAAGCCATTAAAGATCTGATCGAGCAAGGCCTTCCGGAATGCCACGCGCAGGTGGAAGGTGACGGTGCCCATTTCCAGGCGGTCATCGTCAGTCCCGCGTTCGAGGGCAAACTGCCCATCGCCCGCCAACGCCTCGTCAACAGCGTCCTCCAGGAGCGCTTCGACTCCGGCGAACTGCACGCCCTGTCCATGCGCACGCTCACCCCGGAGCAGTGGCAGAAGGAACAGGGCTGA
- a CDS encoding lipid asymmetry maintenance protein MlaB: MSAANGAGQLRLEGELGFGSIRALWQQAGSLLPRNHPVSVDLAGVTRADSAGVALLIHWTREQQRLGGRIEFVNIPAQMQAIAGVSGVDAILPLVSPGGADSGPS, encoded by the coding sequence TTGTCGGCCGCGAACGGCGCCGGGCAGCTCCGCCTGGAGGGCGAGTTGGGGTTCGGTTCCATACGCGCTCTCTGGCAGCAGGCGGGGTCACTGTTGCCGCGCAACCATCCTGTCTCTGTTGACCTGGCGGGTGTTACCCGGGCCGACAGTGCCGGTGTGGCGTTGCTGATTCACTGGACCAGAGAACAGCAACGTCTCGGCGGACGCATCGAGTTTGTTAACATACCCGCCCAAATGCAGGCCATCGCCGGCGTCAGTGGTGTTGACGCCATCCTGCCACTGGTTTCCCCGGGCGGCGCCGACAGCGGGCCATCGTAG
- a CDS encoding phospholipid-binding protein MlaC, whose product MSIKALAATVLLAFLLVPAVPGAEERDPETIVKETTETVLQELRDYDGDIADDPDFVHDLVRREVLPRINMQLVTRFALGRHWNDASEEQREDIREEITTLLIRTYSQPLLEYGGEEVAYRSARVDEDRGRASMRVEVEQRDGPAIPLTYQFRKHDRDGWQVYDVVVEGVSLVTNYRDGFSSEIRRSGVDGLLERLRERNRRGETEL is encoded by the coding sequence ATGAGCATCAAGGCCCTGGCCGCGACAGTCCTGCTGGCGTTCCTGCTGGTTCCGGCGGTGCCCGGTGCCGAGGAGCGGGATCCGGAGACCATCGTCAAGGAGACCACCGAGACGGTGCTGCAGGAGTTGCGCGATTATGACGGCGATATCGCCGATGATCCGGATTTTGTCCACGATCTGGTGCGCCGCGAGGTGCTGCCGCGGATCAACATGCAGCTGGTCACCCGGTTTGCCCTGGGGCGGCACTGGAACGACGCCAGCGAGGAGCAGCGCGAGGACATCCGCGAGGAAATCACGACGCTGTTGATCCGCACTTATTCCCAGCCACTGCTGGAGTACGGTGGCGAGGAAGTGGCCTATCGCTCGGCGCGGGTGGACGAGGACCGTGGCCGGGCCTCGATGCGGGTGGAAGTGGAGCAGCGCGATGGCCCGGCCATTCCGCTGACCTACCAGTTCCGCAAGCATGATCGTGACGGCTGGCAGGTCTACGACGTTGTGGTGGAGGGCGTTAGCCTGGTCACCAACTACCGTGACGGTTTCAGCAGCGAAATCCGCCGCAGCGGCGTTGACGGCCTGCTGGAGCGGTTGCGGGAGCGCAACCGCCGCGGCGAGACCGAGCTGTGA
- the mlaD gene encoding outer membrane lipid asymmetry maintenance protein MlaD, with translation MRNRRLTEIWVGVFVALGFAALFGLAIQVSNVPVFERADGYEVELRFENIGGLRTRAPITVGGVRVGRVTEITLDGNTYEAVVQARISEQYQLPEDTSAAIYTSGLLGEQYIALDPGGMDFYLQEGDEITLTQSALVLERLIGQFLHQMGDRDD, from the coding sequence ATGCGTAACAGGCGATTGACGGAGATCTGGGTGGGCGTGTTCGTGGCTCTGGGCTTTGCGGCCCTGTTCGGCCTGGCCATCCAGGTGAGTAATGTGCCCGTGTTCGAGCGTGCCGACGGCTACGAGGTCGAACTGCGCTTCGAGAATATCGGGGGTCTGCGGACGCGGGCGCCGATCACCGTGGGCGGGGTGCGCGTGGGGCGCGTTACGGAGATCACTCTGGACGGCAATACCTACGAGGCAGTGGTCCAGGCGCGGATCAGCGAGCAGTACCAACTCCCCGAGGACACCAGCGCCGCCATCTACACCTCCGGGCTGCTCGGCGAGCAGTACATTGCCCTGGACCCCGGCGGCATGGACTTCTACCTCCAGGAAGGCGACGAGATTACCCTGACCCAGTCAGCACTGGTGCTGGAGCGGCTGATCGGCCAGTTCCTGCATCAGATGGGTGACCGGGACGACTGA
- the mlaE gene encoding lipid asymmetry maintenance ABC transporter permease subunit MlaE, giving the protein MLGGLQQIGAVTLHSVARLGRGFMFLLRALAGMPALVLRPGLVVQQLFSVGVLSLVIILVSGLFVGMVLGLQGYTTLVNFGADQSLGVLVALSVVRELGPVVTALLFGGRAGSALAAEIGLMKSTEQLSGMEMMAVDPMRRVIAPRLLAAFLAMPLLAAIFSFVAIFGSYLIGVGLLGVDAGAFWGQMQDAVEFREDILNGVIKSLAFGFVAGWIAVFEGYDAEPTSAGVSRATTRTVVNTSLAVLGLDFVLTALMFG; this is encoded by the coding sequence ATGCTCGGGGGACTGCAGCAGATCGGGGCCGTGACCCTGCACTCGGTGGCACGCCTGGGGCGGGGCTTCATGTTCCTGTTGCGGGCGCTGGCGGGGATGCCCGCCCTGGTGCTGCGACCGGGGCTGGTGGTGCAGCAGTTGTTCTCCGTGGGTGTGCTGTCCCTGGTGATCATCCTCGTCTCCGGCCTGTTCGTGGGCATGGTGCTGGGGTTGCAGGGCTATACCACCCTGGTGAACTTCGGCGCCGACCAGTCCCTGGGTGTGCTGGTGGCGCTGTCGGTGGTCCGCGAACTGGGGCCGGTGGTCACCGCGCTGCTCTTCGGCGGTCGCGCCGGTTCGGCTCTGGCCGCCGAGATCGGGTTGATGAAAAGCACCGAGCAGCTCTCCGGCATGGAGATGATGGCGGTGGATCCCATGCGTCGGGTGATCGCGCCGCGGCTGCTGGCCGCCTTCCTGGCCATGCCGCTGCTGGCAGCGATTTTCAGTTTCGTTGCCATCTTCGGTTCCTATCTCATCGGGGTCGGCCTGCTGGGCGTGGACGCCGGTGCGTTCTGGGGACAGATGCAGGACGCGGTGGAATTCCGCGAGGATATCCTCAACGGCGTGATCAAGAGCCTGGCGTTCGGTTTCGTCGCCGGCTGGATCGCGGTGTTCGAGGGCTACGATGCCGAGCCCACCTCGGCCGGGGTCAGTCGCGCCACCACCCGTACAGTGGTGAACACGTCCCTGGCGGTGCTCGGCCTTGATTTCGTGCTGACAGCACTGATGTTTGGATAA
- a CDS encoding ABC transporter ATP-binding protein, with protein MPDASAAPDSLVEVRDLHFARGERPIFSGVDLSIRRGEVTAIMGPSGTGKTTLLKLIGGQLQPDHGTVHVDGENVHAVSTRELYRLRRRMGMLFQSGALLTDLTVFENVAFPLREHTDLPEPVLRDLVLLKLQAVGLRGARDLLPAELSGGMARRVALARAIALDPMMVMYDEPFTGQDPISMGVLVELIRRLNDALGLTSIIVSHDVAETARIADRIHVLSGGRIVESGAPQALYESGSAWVRQFMHGLPDGPVPFHYPAKADFAEDLLGATGSGGR; from the coding sequence ATGCCTGATGCGTCCGCCGCCCCTGACAGCCTGGTGGAAGTGCGCGATCTGCACTTTGCCCGCGGTGAGCGCCCGATCTTCAGCGGCGTGGATCTGTCCATCCGTCGCGGCGAGGTGACGGCCATCATGGGGCCCAGCGGCACCGGCAAGACCACGCTGCTGAAGCTGATCGGGGGCCAGCTTCAGCCCGACCACGGCACGGTACACGTGGATGGCGAGAATGTTCACGCCGTGTCCACCCGGGAGCTGTACCGGCTGCGTCGGCGCATGGGGATGCTGTTCCAGAGCGGCGCGCTGCTCACCGATCTCACCGTGTTCGAGAATGTCGCCTTTCCTCTGCGCGAGCACACGGACCTTCCGGAGCCGGTGCTGCGTGACCTGGTGCTGCTGAAACTGCAGGCGGTGGGGCTGCGGGGTGCCCGGGATCTGCTGCCGGCGGAGCTCTCCGGGGGTATGGCGCGTCGGGTCGCGCTGGCCCGCGCCATCGCCCTGGACCCGATGATGGTCATGTACGACGAACCGTTCACCGGCCAGGATCCCATCTCCATGGGTGTTCTGGTGGAACTCATTCGCCGGCTCAATGATGCCCTGGGGCTGACCAGTATCATCGTCTCCCACGACGTGGCGGAAACGGCCCGCATTGCCGACCGGATCCATGTGCTCTCCGGCGGGCGTATTGTCGAGTCGGGGGCGCCCCAGGCGCTGTATGAGTCCGGTTCGGCCTGGGTGCGTCAGTTCATGCACGGTCTGCCGGACGGGCCTGTGCCGTTCCATTATCCGGCCAAGGCTGATTTCGCCGAGGACCTCCTGGGGGCAACGGGGAGTGGCGGCCGCTGA
- a CDS encoding sodium:calcium antiporter, translated as MALAVITLAIGFPVLAWSADRLVATASVLTLRLGLAPLLVGLFVVGFGTSTPELLVSALAAIEGKPELALGNALGSNIANAGLILGLTLLFIPLGRHRERERVTLGLLVLATFGTLLLLGDLRLSRGEGMAMLGLLLAAMPLIAWANRGNPAATAAPGRAGQPLRGTALGLAGSLVLLLISARALIWGAVTLAEAAGVSQLVIGLSIVAVGTSLPELATAIAAARRQERALLYGNLIGSNLFNLLAVLGVTVLIHPLAVSLPVLLRDGVIMAGLTVPLVLLARGAIGGTRSLGAALLVTFALYQLGLFLFAQGSP; from the coding sequence CTGGCCCTCGCCGTCATCACCCTGGCAATCGGCTTTCCGGTCCTCGCCTGGAGCGCGGACCGGCTGGTGGCAACCGCCTCGGTGCTGACCCTGCGTCTCGGCCTTGCGCCCCTGCTGGTGGGCCTGTTCGTGGTGGGCTTCGGCACATCGACGCCGGAGCTGCTGGTGTCGGCCCTGGCGGCGATAGAGGGAAAACCGGAGCTTGCCCTGGGCAACGCCCTGGGCTCCAACATCGCCAATGCCGGCCTGATTCTCGGGCTCACCCTGCTGTTCATTCCCCTGGGCCGGCACCGGGAGCGGGAACGCGTCACCCTGGGCCTGCTGGTACTCGCCACCTTCGGCACTCTGCTGCTGCTGGGCGACTTGCGCCTCAGCCGCGGCGAAGGCATGGCCATGCTCGGTCTGCTGCTGGCGGCGATGCCGCTCATCGCCTGGGCCAACCGAGGCAATCCCGCCGCTACCGCGGCGCCTGGCCGTGCCGGGCAACCACTGCGGGGCACGGCCCTGGGTCTGGCCGGTAGCCTGGTGCTGTTGCTGATCAGCGCCCGCGCGCTGATCTGGGGAGCAGTGACCCTGGCCGAGGCCGCAGGGGTCAGCCAGTTGGTCATCGGCCTCAGCATTGTTGCCGTGGGCACCAGCCTGCCGGAACTGGCCACGGCCATCGCGGCCGCCCGCCGGCAGGAACGCGCCCTGCTCTACGGCAACCTGATCGGTTCCAACCTGTTCAACCTGTTGGCCGTGCTCGGCGTCACCGTCCTGATTCATCCCCTGGCGGTATCTTTGCCGGTGCTTCTGCGCGACGGCGTCATCATGGCGGGCCTCACGGTACCGCTGGTGCTACTGGCGCGGGGAGCCATCGGTGGGACACGCTCCCTGGGCGCAGCCTTGCTGGTTACCTTCGCGCTGTACCAGCTCGGCCTGTTCCTGTTCGCGCAGGGGTCACCGTGA
- a CDS encoding KpsF/GutQ family sugar-phosphate isomerase, with translation MCSSETASASQVTDERLQSLGRAVLETEAAAITDMLARVDADFVRACHLMLACQGRIVVLGMGKSGHIGGKLAATLASTGSPAFFVHPGEASHGDLGMITARDVVVALSNSGETDELITILPLIKRLGVPLIALTGKPESTLARAASVNIHVGVAQEACPLNLAPTSSTTAALAMGDALAVSLLEARGFTREDFARSHPGGKLGRRLLLLIDDIMHSGEDIPVVAPDAPLRDALVEMSRKGLGMTTVLDDQQRLLGIFTDGDLRRSLDQGIDLHSISVREIMTAGGRTMRQGSLAAEALHTMEEHKINALLVVDQSDRVVGALNMHDLLRAGVV, from the coding sequence ATGTGTAGCAGCGAAACCGCTTCGGCCAGCCAGGTCACCGACGAACGCCTGCAGTCCCTGGGGCGTGCCGTGCTGGAGACGGAGGCCGCGGCCATCACGGACATGCTGGCGCGGGTGGACGCGGACTTCGTCCGCGCGTGTCACCTGATGCTGGCCTGTCAGGGACGCATCGTTGTGCTGGGCATGGGCAAGTCCGGCCATATCGGCGGCAAGCTGGCGGCCACCCTGGCCAGCACCGGCTCACCCGCCTTCTTTGTCCACCCCGGCGAAGCCAGCCACGGCGATCTCGGCATGATTACCGCCCGCGACGTGGTGGTGGCGCTGTCCAACTCCGGCGAGACGGACGAGCTGATCACCATCCTGCCGCTGATCAAGCGCCTGGGCGTGCCGCTAATCGCCCTCACCGGCAAGCCCGAGTCCACACTGGCGCGGGCAGCCTCGGTGAACATCCACGTTGGCGTTGCCCAGGAAGCCTGCCCGCTCAACCTGGCACCCACGTCCAGCACCACGGCAGCACTGGCCATGGGCGACGCCCTGGCGGTGTCTTTGCTGGAGGCGCGCGGCTTTACCCGCGAGGACTTCGCCCGCTCGCACCCCGGCGGCAAGCTGGGTCGGCGACTGCTGCTGCTCATCGATGACATCATGCACAGCGGCGAGGACATTCCCGTGGTGGCACCGGACGCGCCTCTACGGGATGCCCTGGTGGAGATGTCACGCAAGGGGCTCGGCATGACCACGGTGCTGGATGACCAGCAACGGTTGCTGGGGATCTTCACCGACGGCGACCTGCGCCGCAGCCTGGACCAGGGCATCGACCTGCACAGCATCTCGGTTCGCGAAATCATGACCGCCGGGGGCCGCACCATGCGCCAGGGCAGCCTCGCAGCGGAAGCGCTGCACACCATGGAGGAGCACAAGATCAATGCGTTGCTGGTGGTGGATCAGTCGGACCGCGTGGTGGGCGCACTGAACATGCACGACCTGCTACGCGCGGGGGTGGTATGA
- a CDS encoding HAD family hydrolase, with amino-acid sequence MSAGGDSLAPEPTGELREQAAAIRLLALDVDGVLTDGTVFYSEHGETLKAFNILDGLGLRLLREGGLATAIISARDSAPLRRRASDLAIDHVFLGCDNKITAWDELLARTGLSATEAAFVGDDLIDLPLLRRAGFAVAVANAHPAVQRRAHYVTRQAGGGGAVREIADLLLSARGTLQEAIARYASG; translated from the coding sequence ATGAGCGCCGGCGGCGACAGCCTGGCACCGGAGCCCACCGGCGAACTCCGGGAACAGGCGGCGGCGATCCGGTTACTGGCCCTGGACGTGGACGGCGTCCTCACGGACGGCACCGTGTTCTACAGCGAACACGGAGAGACGCTGAAGGCCTTCAACATCCTTGACGGCCTCGGCCTGCGTCTGCTTCGCGAGGGCGGTCTGGCGACCGCCATTATCAGCGCCCGGGACTCGGCACCGCTGCGGCGCCGCGCCAGCGACCTGGCCATCGACCACGTTTTTCTCGGTTGCGATAACAAGATCACCGCCTGGGACGAGCTGCTGGCGCGCACCGGTTTGTCTGCGACGGAGGCGGCATTCGTGGGCGACGACCTGATCGACCTGCCGCTGCTGCGCAGGGCGGGATTCGCGGTGGCGGTGGCCAATGCGCACCCGGCGGTGCAGCGGCGCGCCCATTACGTCACCCGGCAGGCCGGCGGCGGCGGTGCGGTGCGCGAAATCGCCGATCTGCTGCTGAGCGCCCGGGGGACTCTCCAGGAGGCCATCGCCCGGTATGCTTCCGGATAG
- the lptC gene encoding LPS export ABC transporter periplasmic protein LptC, translating to MLPDRKWTFRVVALILLVAVGWWVLDEDTHDPVPADPEEMAERPDYFMETFTLNATGDDGIRRYRLESPRMEHFTGEDVWLLERPEITYFVDSGAPWHLRAERGRAWNDVEDVHLQGDVAIRRSRTDDNLPANVDTSEVFLQPEQRYAETDEHAVYWREDARLEGVGLRAWLDREYLELLSEVRGRYETPD from the coding sequence ATGCTTCCGGATAGGAAATGGACGTTCCGCGTTGTCGCCCTGATCCTTCTGGTGGCAGTGGGCTGGTGGGTGCTGGACGAGGACACGCATGATCCAGTGCCAGCGGATCCCGAGGAAATGGCGGAGCGGCCGGACTACTTCATGGAAACCTTCACGCTGAATGCCACCGGCGACGACGGGATACGCCGCTACCGCCTGGAGTCTCCGCGCATGGAGCACTTCACCGGCGAGGATGTCTGGCTGCTGGAGAGACCCGAAATCACCTACTTCGTGGACTCCGGCGCCCCCTGGCACCTGCGCGCGGAGCGCGGGCGGGCGTGGAACGATGTCGAGGACGTTCATCTACAGGGTGATGTGGCCATTCGCCGCAGCCGCACCGACGACAACCTGCCGGCGAACGTGGACACCAGCGAAGTCTTTCTGCAACCGGAACAACGCTATGCCGAAACCGACGAACACGCGGTCTACTGGCGCGAGGATGCCCGCCTGGAGGGCGTGGGCCTGCGCGCATGGCTGGACCGGGAATACCTGGAACTGCTCTCCGAGGTCCGTGGCCGTTATGAAACACCTGACTGA
- the lptA gene encoding lipopolysaccharide transport periplasmic protein LptA, whose amino-acid sequence MKHLTERPGGLGVGLACVLLLATSVAMAEPIDLDADQAEIDNARGVSVYTGNVVLTRGFRRITGDRMTVHLSRDDAGDQALDHVVVEGEPAVYNQQATEDRRAVEAEAPRMEYHAAGPERIILLEGARLVQGRNTFSGERIEYEVAADVVQARGEPDTGRRVQITLFPDDEDEEGDDQ is encoded by the coding sequence ATGAAACACCTGACTGAACGCCCTGGCGGCCTTGGCGTCGGTCTGGCGTGCGTGCTGCTGCTCGCCACTTCGGTCGCCATGGCCGAGCCCATCGACCTGGACGCGGATCAGGCGGAGATCGACAACGCCCGCGGTGTCAGCGTGTACACCGGCAACGTCGTCCTCACCCGGGGTTTCCGCCGCATCACCGGTGACCGCATGACTGTGCATCTCAGCCGCGACGACGCGGGCGATCAGGCACTGGATCACGTGGTAGTCGAGGGCGAGCCGGCCGTCTACAACCAGCAGGCCACGGAGGATCGTCGCGCCGTGGAGGCGGAGGCGCCACGCATGGAGTATCACGCCGCCGGGCCGGAGCGCATCATTCTCCTGGAAGGAGCGCGCCTGGTGCAGGGGCGCAACACCTTCTCCGGCGAACGCATCGAGTACGAGGTCGCCGCCGACGTGGTGCAGGCCCGCGGCGAGCCCGATACCGGCCGCCGCGTGCAGATCACCCTTTTCCCGGACGACGAGGACGAGGAAGGAGACGACCAGTGA